One genomic segment of candidate division KSB1 bacterium includes these proteins:
- a CDS encoding cohesin domain-containing protein, which translates to MREPSGPFRLLIILLVFVGIGAHAGEIRPVSPATVLGQVGVEFDVYVRVDQVSNLFGVSFVLTLDNGYLEAISENPESFMGSDVVFLGQHNNAAGTVAIGISRKAGQGGVSGTGNVARVRELCKGPRRTESSGSGSPPWKPSTPWARRLCSLQVKPRLRCPGWSRCGRAMLMITAL; encoded by the coding sequence ATGAGAGAACCCAGTGGTCCATTCCGTCTTTTGATCATTTTGCTGGTATTTGTTGGCATTGGCGCCCACGCCGGAGAAATCCGCCCCGTGAGCCCGGCCACCGTCCTGGGGCAGGTGGGGGTCGAGTTCGACGTGTATGTGCGTGTGGATCAGGTAAGCAATCTCTTCGGGGTCAGTTTCGTTTTGACCTTGGACAACGGCTATCTGGAGGCGATTTCCGAAAACCCCGAGTCCTTCATGGGCAGTGACGTGGTATTTTTGGGCCAGCACAATAATGCCGCCGGCACAGTGGCCATCGGGATTTCCCGCAAAGCTGGGCAGGGAGGCGTCAGCGGCACAGGCAATGTCGCACGGGTGCGAGAGTTGTGCAAGGGGCCACGCAGGACAGAGTCCTCCGGTTCGGGCTCGCCTCCGTGGAAGCCATCGACCCCTTGGGCGCGTCGATTGTGCTCGCTCCAGGTGAAGCCACGACTACGCTGTCCAGGTTGGTCACGGTGTGGCCGGGCGATGCTGATGATAACGGCACTGTGA
- a CDS encoding T9SS type A sorting domain-containing protein, giving the protein MSIFDINAVPVNFGKTHPGTAGAPLPTPVEPQVVALGKESGVTSPPIAAKGPQQVDKNQEFWVDIEVGALGNPVTNLKVVSFELTYTNTAIVDYLSYEVGPFLTGAIATVIPDDPNGKVSASVYRTTGSNSGYGVVLRLKFRTSAQAAAGQTVSFAFAQVLANREDGSVQPLSPIGQVVTIQPGSGIRADDFTPTEFELVQNYPNPFNPGTVIEYRLPQASRVTLQVYNLAGVKVASLRDGMESAGRHSVVWDGRDEMGRPVAAGVYMCRLVAGTYDKTIRMLLLR; this is encoded by the coding sequence GTGAGCATTTTCGACATTAATGCCGTACCGGTCAACTTCGGCAAGACTCACCCCGGAACCGCCGGGGCCCCACTCCCGACACCGGTGGAACCCCAGGTCGTTGCGCTTGGCAAGGAAAGCGGGGTCACCTCACCGCCCATCGCGGCAAAGGGCCCGCAGCAGGTAGACAAGAACCAGGAATTCTGGGTAGACATCGAGGTTGGAGCCTTAGGCAATCCCGTCACCAACCTCAAGGTGGTCTCTTTCGAACTGACCTACACGAACACTGCCATAGTTGACTACCTCAGTTACGAGGTGGGACCTTTCTTGACGGGCGCGATAGCAACCGTGATTCCGGATGACCCCAACGGGAAGGTAAGCGCGTCGGTCTATCGAACCACTGGCAGCAACTCCGGCTACGGGGTAGTCTTGCGGCTGAAGTTTCGCACAAGCGCACAGGCCGCAGCGGGGCAGACGGTAAGCTTTGCCTTCGCCCAGGTGCTAGCCAACAGGGAGGACGGTAGCGTTCAGCCCTTGTCGCCCATTGGTCAGGTGGTCACCATTCAACCTGGCAGCGGCATACGCGCTGACGACTTCACGCCCACAGAGTTCGAGCTGGTGCAGAACTACCCCAACCCCTTCAATCCTGGGACGGTCATAGAGTACCGTCTCCCGCAGGCCAGCAGGGTGACGCTGCAAGTGTACAACTTGGCTGGAGTAAAGGTGGCCTCGCTGCGGGACGGGATGGAGAGTGCGGGTCGTCATTCGGTGGTCTGGGATGGCCGCGACGAAATGGGCAGGCCTGTTGCAGCGGGGGTATACATGTGCAGGCTGGTGGCCGGAACCTACGACAAGACCATCAGAATGCTGCTGCTCAGGTAG